The DNA segment CACCCCCTCTGCGTCAGGTGGCGTCGTGGGATACAGAGCCTAAAATTGGCTGTAATGACATTTAATACATAAAGTAAAAACATGCTCCTCTCAGTTTTTGGAATCTCCTAAAATTCTTTTTGTAGGGTTAGGTTAATAGCAAATGCATATGAAAGATCTGGTTAAAACACTGCTTCATGTTTCTTGTTCCAGCCTTTTTGGGCGGTGCTGCGGCCCAGATCATTCCTGCCGTTTATTATGGCGCCCCGACCGGCCAAAATAACATTTTTGGGAATGGAGCGCCAGATGCTGATGACGGGGCCCAAAGAAATGGTTTCGGAGCTCCCCCaagaaatggtaatggtaacagctTCGGAGGCAATGGTAATGGCTTCGGAGCCCCTGCTCCTCGCAACGGCTATGCGCCACCAAGCAACACCTATGGCACGCCCAACGGCGCCTACGGAGTAGACCCTGAGATCGCCGCTTTGGCCGAGAACATTCCAGGGGGCGGCGTCCCCGGCGAGGACTACCCCATCTTGGCTTCCGTGCCCGACACCGGATTCTCCTGCGATGCCCAGGCGGTGCAAGGTTATTACGCCGACACTGCAGCTGAAGCCGGCTGCCAGGTGTTCCATATCTGCCAGGACCGCGCCCTCAGGCGCCAACAGGACTCCTTCCTGTGCCCCAACGGCACCATCTTCAACCAGCAGTACCTGGTATGTGACTGGTGGTTCAACGTGGACTGTTCTCAAGCTGAGAGCTTCTACTCCGTCAACGAGCTCATCGGAGTCGTTCCCGACGCCGGTTATGCTTATGCTGCTCCCACTAATGGTATTTTCCGTGGAAACACACATAGTTCAAGCGGTAATGggagaaatggaaatggaggaaggaacggtaatggtaataatggtaatggttatggcGCTCCGTCCAACTCTTATGGTAATCCTTTCTAAACGTTTTCATTGGATTTTACCAATATCGATGGTCAGAATAATTTTCATGGCGCAAAAAAAAGTCCAGTACTAGGCTGAATGCATTGGTTATGGTCACGCTGAGAGCCGTACTCTTTTCAAGTGCAAAAGTTAAAACGATGTTCAAACCTTTATCTCTAttccagatatttttttcttctttatcactaaTGCCCAGGAATTTATCTTTGTCTGTAAATTAACTGTGATATTTCATATCTTTGAgaataaattttctttctttgttggttCTCAGGTACAAATGAATTGCCTAAATTATTCGGAAACCTTGTTTAAACATTTTAAAATAATCcaataaatgtaaagaaaaatctCTCTATTACATTTATTTCCTATCCATGAATGAAAGACAA comes from the Penaeus vannamei isolate JL-2024 chromosome 8, ASM4276789v1, whole genome shotgun sequence genome and includes:
- the LOC113826768 gene encoding pro-resilin-like, with amino-acid sequence MNLLLFCAFLGGAAAQIIPAVYYGAPTGQNNIFGNGAPDADDGAQRNGFGAPPRNGNGNSFGGNGNGFGAPAPRNGYAPPSNTYGTPNGAYGVDPEIAALAENIPGGGVPGEDYPILASVPDTGFSCDAQAVQGYYADTAAEAGCQVFHICQDRALRRQQDSFLCPNGTIFNQQYLVCDWWFNVDCSQAESFYSVNELIGVVPDAGYAYAAPTNGIFRGNTHSSSGNGRNGNGGRNGNGNNGNGYGAPSNSYGNPF